In the Garciella nitratireducens DSM 15102 genome, ATATGATTGCAACACTTCTAATCAAAGGGACAATGGGATTGATATCAGGATATTTATTTCAAAAGGAAAAATATATTCTAGGATCTATTAGTGGTCTTATGATCATGGTTATAGGATATTATATCTTTGAAATCATCTTATTTCATAATCTTCTCTCTCCTTTAGCCAATATTCCTTATAATCTTATCCAAGGTATCATTGGTGTTGTCGTTGGAATCCTTCTAATAAAAATGTTTAAAAACGCTAAGGTAAAAATTTCGTTCTAATCATTTTTATACTACTTAGCAAAATAAATACAAAAAATAAAGTCGTAGATTTTTTACTTCTTTCCTAAAAATCTACGACTTTACATTTTACATCATTTTATTCCTGTATTGCCTTTAGAGCATTTCTTTGTAATTTACCTTCTACTTCTAAAAAATAGGACTTGGTTTCAGTTACTATTACCCCACTCAATCCAATCAACGCAATCAAGTTGGGAATTGCCATTAATCCATTAACAATATCCGCTAAAATCCAAATAGTATCTAATCTTAAAAAAGCTCCTATCGCAATAAGAACAATAAATATCATTTTATAAGGCTTAATAGCTTTGACTCCAAATAGATATTCTGTACATCTTTCTCCATAATAATTCCAACCCAATATTGTAGTAAAAGCAAAGAAAATCAGTCCTATGGTTACAATATAGGGTCCTACTTCCGGTAACACACTTTGAAAAGCTGCTGTCGTCATATTCGCTCCTTCTAAATTTCCTGCCCATTCTCCTGTCATGATTAAGATCAATCCTGTCATGGTACATACAATAATGGTATCAATAAAAGTCCCTGTCATAGAAATCAATCCTTGTTTTACACAAGAATTGGTCTTTGCGGCAGCAGTTGCAATGGGGGCGCTTCCTAGACCTGACTCATTAGAAAATACCCCTCTAGCAATTCCATTTCGAATAGCCATAGCAACACTTGCTCCTAAAAAACCTCCTGTAGCAGCTCTAGAAGTAAAAGCGCTTTTTATAACTAAAACAATTGTTCCGGGTAAAAGTTGTATATTCATCAAAAGAATTATAACAGAACTTAAAATATAAAATACAGCCATAAAAGGTACAATCACTTCTGCAGTTTTTGCAATACTTTTTATTCCTCCTAAAGTTACCAAAGCTACAACAATAGTAAGAATCACAGACGTTAAAATAGTAGGCATATGAAAAGCCGTCTGTAGTACTTGGGTAATCGAATTTACTTGAGCAAAAGTACCAATTCCAAAGAAAGCTACCCCTATGCCAAATAAAGCAAACATTTTTGCCAACCATTTATTTCCAAGTCCTCTTTCTATATAGTACATTGGTCCCCCTGACATCTGCCCATTTTTATCTACTACCCTATATTTTATAGACAGTAAACACTCTCCATATTTCGTAGCCATTCCAAAGAAAGCTGCTATCCACATCCAAAATAAAGCTCCAGGTCCTCCTGCCTTAATAGCAGTCGCCACTCCTACAATATTCCCTGTACCAATGGTCGCTGCTAAAGCTGTACAAAGAGCTGCAAAACTGGACACATCTCCTTGTCCTTCTTCTTTAGAAAATAAAAATTTTAAAGCTAAAAAAAGTTTTCGTATCTGAATTCCTCTTAAACGGAAAGTAAGAAATATTCCCGTTCCTACCAATAAAATAAGTAGCGGTGGTCCCCACAACCAATTATCTATTTGATTTAAAATACTAGTAAAATTTTTCATTTTCCTTCCTCCTTTTATGATTTTCTCTCCAGTTGTTTTTAAAGGAAGGCCTCATGAAAAAGCAGTAAAAATAAGAGACCAAATCAAATAGATTTGGCCTCAAAAATTTACATCAAAACAAATGCATTCTGCTCTGTCCTTCTACCTGAGAGTTTCACTATTTATCAAATAGCTTGCTCCTTCGGTGCTCAATGATGAGGCTCTCCAGAGGTTCGTCCAATAATGGTTCTTTTGCCTGAAAGAGTAACTTCTTCGGCGGATTTTATCATCTCTCTCCCACTATCTTCATCCGATTAATCTATAATTTTTATTGTAAAAAATTAATTATAATCATAGCATGAAAAAAGAATTTTTTCAAGAAATATTTTGACAACTTAAAACGATTCTTTTCTTTTTGAAATATCCAATACTCACTTCTTCTATAAAATGATGCAAAAATAGGCTAAAACAATAGACACAATAATAGGGATTATCAAAAATAATTTATAAATGATTCCCTTTTTATTTCAATACAAAAACAATGAGCCATCTTTCTTTTAAAATGATGTCACTGTAAAATTTTTCAAGTAAACTTTTTAGAAAATATTTTTTTAAATGTACTCCTCTTATATGATTGAGTTTGTTCACTCTTTTTTAAAAAAACCCAGATGTTTCCAATGATAATGATGAAAACATCTAGGTTAATTCATTCTAGATTGCAGTGATCTCCCTCTAAAATTTTTTGATTCCTTTATAAGCAAAAATTCTTGATGTGATAACGAATCTTAAGGATCTCCTGCGAGATTATTGGGAGGCTGTGAAGGATCTGGAGGATTACCCTCTTGCGGATTCCCAGGTTCTGGTTTTGAAGGAGTTTCTGGCCCTGGCTTAGAGGGTTCATTCCCTTCTTCTGGTTTTTTAGATGGTGCCTCTCCTTCTGTCCCTGTATTAGAATTTGAATTTTTATCATCTGGTGTAGCATTCTCTTCTTCCTTTGTATCTTCTTCCTTTGTACCTTCTTTTTCATCTTCTTCTAACATTTCTTCAGGAACTTCTTGGTCTTCTTTTTGCTTTTTTTCTATTTTTTCTTCTTCTTTTGGAGGAGATGTAGATCTTCGAGTTGCCTCTGTAAGTACAATACTTCCCTCTGGATGATAATTAGGATCTACAGGTTCTACTGGTCCTGGGAATCGGTCGGCAGGTTTTTTAATATATACCTTTCCATCAAAAAGTACATGATAATCGTCCTTCTCAGTCGGCACTGTGCCCTTAATAAATTTCTCGGTATAAACTTGAGACCCTCTAGGATCTAGATAACTTAAAGCCGTTGGAAGTTTTCCTGATACTGCATCCACTTTTGCCTCGACAATTCCTGCTGGTTTTTGGGGAAATTGTTTAGAACTCAAACCCTTATGAATTTCTTTCATCACTTCTTCCCACATAAGAGCAGGTCCTGGTTTAGAACCTCCATAAATATTAATGTTCAACTGATAAGTTTTTCCTCCAGCTGTCACAACATTTTCATCATATCCATACCATACAGCCGCTGTATAGTATGGGGTATACCCTACATACCAAGCATCTTTTAAATTATTGGTAGTCCCTGTTTTCCCTGCAACATCCATTCCAGGAACTGAAACCGTTGTGGTTCCTCCTTTAGAAACATCTTTTAATACATCATTTATCAAATAAGCAGCTTCTGGAGAAATCACTTTTATCTCTTCTGGTTTTTTCTCTAATATTACATTCCCTTTGGCATCTTCTACCTTAGTATAAAAGTTGGGTTCTACTCTTGTTCCATTATTAGCAAATGCACTAAAAGCACTGCTCATAGCCAAAGGAGTTTGTCCCTTAGTATATCCCCCTAAAGCAAGGGAGGAAGGTCCCATATCATTTCTTTGTCCTTCTTCTTGAATGGTAAGGCCAAACTTTTTAGCATATTCTACAGAAGTTTTCAATCCCACATCATACCAAGCTTGTACTGCTACACTATTTTTAGACTTGGTAAGCCCCTTACGCACCGTAGTCATTCCTGAATAACTATTTCCTGCATTTTTAGGTTCCCATGCCTTTCCAGGACCTGGTATACGAATGGGAACATCATCATAAGTCTTTGCTAGGGTAATTTTTTTGCTATCCAATCCTGGTGCATACACAGTAAGAGGCTTGGTAGATGATCCTGGTTGAAATTTTTTCATAGCTCGATTTATAGAAAGATTTTCTGCCTTTTCTCTTCCCCCTACAATCCCTTTTACTTGGCCTGTAGCATTGTCAATAATTACCATAGCCCCCTCAGGTTGATAAGAAACTTCTTTTCCCAATTCCTCTGATTTAGCTTTAGAAGCCATCTTTGCTTGCGATGACTGAGCAGGGAAAAGACGATCCTCTTCAAACTTTTCTTCCATCGTAGATTGAATTTTAGAATCCACAGTAGAATAAATGGTTAGTCCTCCATCTAAAAGGTATTGAACCGCTTGTTCTCTTCCTTCTTCTTTGGGTAAATCTGAAAAATACTTTTCTTGTAAGTCCTGTACCACTTGTTGATATAAAGAATCCGTAAAATAAGAATAAATATTAGCTTTAGGAGGTAATTTTAAATCTATTTTATTATTCTCTATCTCATCTTTTGCCTTTCTATATTCTTGCTCACTAATAAAATCTAGTTCTTTCATTTTTTCAACAACTGCCAAAGCTCGCTGTTGATTCTTAGGAGAATATTTTACTTGTCCATTTGCATCTAGAACTATCTGATTTTCTCCATCTTTTTTTTCTATTATATAAGGCTTATAAGTAGTAGGAGCCTTAGGAATCGCGGCTAAAACTGCTGCTTGCGATATGGTCAAATCTTCGACATCTTTATGAAAATAAGTTTGCGCTGCCGATTGTACCCCATAAGCATAAGCAAAATTAATCTTATTTAAATAATTTGCTAAGATGGCATCTTTGTCCATTATATTTTCTAATTTTAAAGCAAGGTAGGCTTCTTGTACTTTTCTACTAAGTTGTTTTTCCGGAGAAAGATGCGTTTGCTTAATCAATTGTTGCGTAATTGTACTTCCTCCTGCAGCCGTAAAATCTCTTGCCTTTATTCCCTGAAAGG is a window encoding:
- a CDS encoding alanine/glycine:cation symporter family protein, whose amino-acid sequence is MKNFTSILNQIDNWLWGPPLLILLVGTGIFLTFRLRGIQIRKLFLALKFLFSKEEGQGDVSSFAALCTALAATIGTGNIVGVATAIKAGGPGALFWMWIAAFFGMATKYGECLLSIKYRVVDKNGQMSGGPMYYIERGLGNKWLAKMFALFGIGVAFFGIGTFAQVNSITQVLQTAFHMPTILTSVILTIVVALVTLGGIKSIAKTAEVIVPFMAVFYILSSVIILLMNIQLLPGTIVLVIKSAFTSRAATGGFLGASVAMAIRNGIARGVFSNESGLGSAPIATAAAKTNSCVKQGLISMTGTFIDTIIVCTMTGLILIMTGEWAGNLEGANMTTAAFQSVLPEVGPYIVTIGLIFFAFTTILGWNYYGERCTEYLFGVKAIKPYKMIFIVLIAIGAFLRLDTIWILADIVNGLMAIPNLIALIGLSGVIVTETKSYFLEVEGKLQRNALKAIQE
- a CDS encoding transglycosylase domain-containing protein: MKKKSSVILKIILGMMLAVFLMVGGWTIYTIIQAPELDLNKFTYAEPAMVLDSNGQPYETLQGSEKREVVEISKIPQHVRNAFIAIEDERFYKHGGIDLQGIARAAFQGIKARDFTAAGGSTITQQLIKQTHLSPEKQLSRKVQEAYLALKLENIMDKDAILANYLNKINFAYAYGVQSAAQTYFHKDVEDLTISQAAVLAAIPKAPTTYKPYIIEKKDGENQIVLDANGQVKYSPKNQQRALAVVEKMKELDFISEQEYRKAKDEIENNKIDLKLPPKANIYSYFTDSLYQQVVQDLQEKYFSDLPKEEGREQAVQYLLDGGLTIYSTVDSKIQSTMEEKFEEDRLFPAQSSQAKMASKAKSEELGKEVSYQPEGAMVIIDNATGQVKGIVGGREKAENLSINRAMKKFQPGSSTKPLTVYAPGLDSKKITLAKTYDDVPIRIPGPGKAWEPKNAGNSYSGMTTVRKGLTKSKNSVAVQAWYDVGLKTSVEYAKKFGLTIQEEGQRNDMGPSSLALGGYTKGQTPLAMSSAFSAFANNGTRVEPNFYTKVEDAKGNVILEKKPEEIKVISPEAAYLINDVLKDVSKGGTTTVSVPGMDVAGKTGTTNNLKDAWYVGYTPYYTAAVWYGYDENVVTAGGKTYQLNINIYGGSKPGPALMWEEVMKEIHKGLSSKQFPQKPAGIVEAKVDAVSGKLPTALSYLDPRGSQVYTEKFIKGTVPTEKDDYHVLFDGKVYIKKPADRFPGPVEPVDPNYHPEGSIVLTEATRRSTSPPKEEEKIEKKQKEDQEVPEEMLEEDEKEGTKEEDTKEEENATPDDKNSNSNTGTEGEAPSKKPEEGNEPSKPGPETPSKPEPGNPQEGNPPDPSQPPNNLAGDP
- a CDS encoding ECF transporter S component: MNTHLKKITHTSLLIALVFLCTVVIIIPSPLGGYINLGDAAIYLSSYFLGPMLGFLAAGIGSMLGDFYLGYVNYMIATLLIKGTMGLISGYLFQKEKYILGSISGLMIMVIGYYIFEIILFHNLLSPLANIPYNLIQGIIGVVVGILLIKMFKNAKVKISF